A single genomic interval of Alligator mississippiensis isolate rAllMis1 chromosome 15, rAllMis1, whole genome shotgun sequence harbors:
- the MFSD5 gene encoding molybdate-anion transporter, with amino-acid sequence MFFTAYVAFVVLLAICLGLEFSACRSRLTGSACTNPAFLRFQLDYYQVYFLALAADWLQGPYLYKLYQHYHFLEGQIAIIYVCGFASSVLFGLVSTSLVDWLGRKKSCILFSLTYSICCLTKLSWDYFVLVVGRILGGLSTALLFSAFEAWYVHEHLERHDFPAEWIPATFARAAFWNNVIAVGAGVAANLFAEWAGLGPVAPFMVSIPFLALVGIFAMKNWEENYGKKRALSKTCTDGLKCLLSDRRVLLLGIIQALFESVIYIFIFLWTPVLDPHGPPLGIVFSSFMAASMVGSSLYRIATSKRYHLQPMHILSLSVLMVFFSLFMLTFSTNPGQENPSESFLAFLLIELSCGLYFPAMGFLRRKVIPEKDQAGVLNWFRVPLNLLACLGMLILHDSDYKTGTRNMFTICSVMMVMALLAVVSLFTVVRNNAELQVPPLQGHTEPSSPEL; translated from the coding sequence ATGTTCTTCACGGCGTACGTGGCCTTCGTGGTCCTGCTGGCGATATGCCTGGGCTTGGAGTTCTCCGCTTGCCGCTCCAGGCTCACGGGCAGCGCCTGCACCAACCCAGCCTTCCTGCGCTTCCAGCTGGACTACTACCAGGTGTACTTCCTGGCGCTGGCAGCCGACTGGCTGCAGGGCCCCTACCTCTACAAGCTGTACCAGCACTACCACTTCCTGGAGGGGCAGATCGCCATCATCTACGTGTGTGGCTTTGCCTCTAGCGTCCTGTTTGGGCTGGTCTCCACCTCCCTGGTGGACTGGCTGGGCCGCAAGAAATCCTGCATCCTCTTCTCCCTGACCTACTCCATCTGCTGCCTCACCAAGCTGTCATGGGATTACTTcgtgctggtggtggggaggatcCTGGGCGGCCTGTCCACGGCCCTGCTGTTCTCCGCCTTCGAGGCGTGGTACGTCCACGAGCACTTGGAGCGGCACGACTTCCCTGCTGAGTGGATCCCCGCCACCTTCGCCAGAGCCGCCTTCTGGAACAACGTCATCGCCGTCGGGGCCGGTGTGGCGGCCAACCTCTTTGCCGAGTGGGCGGGGCTGGGCCCGGTGGCGCCCTTCATGGTGTCCATCCCTTTCCTTGCGCTGGTCGGCATCTTCGCCATGAAGAACTGGGAGGAGAACTACGGTAAGAAGCGGGCACTTTCCAAGACCTGCACGGACGGCCTGAAGTGCCTCCTCTCGGACCGGCGCGTCCTGCTGCTGGGCATCATCCAGGCCTTGTTCGAAAGCGTCATCTACATCTTCATCTTCCTCTGGACACCTGTGCTGGACCCCCATGGGCCTCCGCTGGGCATCGTCTTCTCCAGCTTCATGGCTGCCAGCATGGTGGGCTCGTCACTGTACCGCATCGCCACCTCCAAGCGGTACCACCTACAGCCCATGCACATCCTCTCCCTCTCCGTCCTCATggtcttcttctccctcttcatGCTGACGTTCTCCACCAACCCAGGGCAGGAGAATCCCTCTGAGTCCTTCCTAGCCTTCCTGCTTATCGAGCTCTCCTGTGGGCTCTACTTCCCGGCCATGGGCTTCCTCCGCCGGAAGGTGATCCCCGAAAAGGACCAAGCGGGTGTCCTGAACTGGTTCCGGGTGCCCTTGAACCTGCTGGCCTGCCTGGGCATGCTCATCCTGCACGACAGTGACTACAAGACGGGCACCCGGAACATGTTCACCATCTGCTCCGTCATGATGGTCATGGCACTGCTGGCTGTCGTCAGCCTTTTCACCGTGGTGCGGAACAACGCTGAGCTGCAGGTGCCGCCTTTGCAGGGACACACAGAGCCGTCATCCCCAGAGCTCTGA